The DNA window ATCTCGAAACGGGAGATGCGACTCATGCAGTGTCCCGACTCATTGATCGCGGCTATCTCTACGAGGTTAATGACGAACTCCGGGTAACGATACCCGAGAACTAACGCGGAAGCGAACTATGGTCTCTCGGGATTATCAACAACTCTCCTCGCCTCGATTTCTTTGATTGAGTTCCGCTTCTGAACTCGAAACTACCTGCACCTCGGACTGCGTAACGAGGACATGGAACTCAGCTACCGCGAACCGGACTTCGAGATCGGCATCTGATGAGTCAAAGAGCCGTTCGAGCGCTTCAATATCGACCCACTGGTAAAGTTGGAACTCATCAGGGTTGAGTCCCTGCTTCTCGAGTGCATCGACGATCTCGAGGAGCAGTTGTCGTTCACTCATCCGCACCCACCTCGTCGACGGCGTCGATGATTTCCCCCGCTGTCGAACTAATCCGCTCGAGGCGGTCGAGAATCGCTTCTGGCTCGTCGCCTTCCCACGCCGCAAGGTAAAACGCCGATCCACTGGTATCCAGCCCGAAGTACCGCCCGACGATGTAGCCCACTGCTTCCGCCTCGAGTTCGCGTTTCGAGCGCTCAATCTCACTATCGACGTCACCGTGTAAGAGTGCGTGAGCGTACTCGTGAACGAGTGTGACAGCGAAAGCTGCGCTGTTCTCACGATTTT is part of the Halostagnicola kamekurae genome and encodes:
- a CDS encoding HalOD1 output domain-containing protein, coding for MSERQLLLEIVDALEKQGLNPDEFQLYQWVDIEALERLFDSSDADLEVRFAVAEFHVLVTQSEVQVVSSSEAELNQRNRGEESC